Proteins encoded together in one Stutzerimonas stutzeri window:
- a CDS encoding DUF192 domain-containing protein, with translation MRVALSLSLLLFVASAQAQEPLRLRIQGHELHAEYAQTVAQRERGLMGRRELAVDSGMLFRFDEVRRHCLWMKDTPLPLSAAFFDEAGLLVDVIDLEPFNTEIRCSKRPARYALEMNQGWFAEREIGRGARLAGIPVE, from the coding sequence ATGCGTGTTGCGCTTTCACTGTCGCTGCTGCTGTTTGTGGCTTCCGCTCAGGCACAAGAGCCGCTGCGGCTGCGCATCCAGGGGCATGAGCTGCACGCCGAATACGCGCAGACCGTCGCCCAGCGCGAGCGCGGGCTGATGGGGCGCCGCGAGCTGGCCGTCGACAGCGGCATGCTGTTCCGCTTTGATGAAGTGCGCCGCCACTGCCTGTGGATGAAGGACACGCCGCTGCCCTTGTCGGCGGCGTTCTTCGATGAGGCTGGGCTTCTGGTCGATGTGATCGACCTGGAGCCTTTCAACACGGAGATACGCTGTTCGAAGCGGCCCGCGCGTTATGCCCTGGAGATGAACCAGGGCTGGTTCGCCGAGCGGGAGATCGGACGGGGCGCGCGGCTGGCAGGGATTCCGGTGGAGTAG
- a CDS encoding Lrp/AsnC family transcriptional regulator, with protein MQSTPLSSTDRKILLLLQHNADLSAAEIAEKVELSQSPCWRRIHRMQEEGLIERKVALLNPKKLGLNMTVFVNIKLSAHGRSNLDEFERAVVGYPEVLECHTMAGESDYLLKVVARDIDSYERFLRDQLLQRPHVQEAHSHIAMSEVKRTTELPLD; from the coding sequence ATGCAGTCCACACCTCTGAGTAGCACCGATCGCAAGATCCTCCTGCTGCTGCAGCACAACGCCGATCTGTCCGCTGCGGAAATCGCCGAGAAGGTCGAGCTGTCGCAATCGCCCTGCTGGCGACGCATCCATCGCATGCAGGAGGAGGGGCTGATCGAGCGCAAGGTCGCCCTGCTCAACCCGAAGAAGCTCGGGCTGAACATGACGGTGTTCGTCAACATCAAGCTCTCGGCCCATGGGCGCAGCAACCTCGACGAGTTCGAGCGGGCGGTGGTGGGTTATCCCGAGGTGCTGGAGTGCCACACCATGGCCGGTGAGTCGGATTACCTGCTCAAGGTGGTGGCACGGGATATCGACAGTTACGAACGCTTCCTGCGTGACCAGCTCCTGCAGCGCCCCCACGTGCAGGAGGCGCACTCACATATCGCCATGAGCGAAGTGAAGCGGACCACGGAGTTACCGCTGGATTGA